In Mercurialis annua linkage group LG6, ddMerAnnu1.2, whole genome shotgun sequence, the following are encoded in one genomic region:
- the LOC126688204 gene encoding serine/threonine-protein kinase BSK5, translating to MGAKCSRLSLCWWPSNLKSNLNDISDLDNGELLPGFKEFSLEQLRAATCGFNSDNIVSEHGEKAPNVVYKGRFQDDDRWIAIKRFNKSAWPDSRQFLDEARAVGQLRNERLANLIGCCCEGDERLLVSEFMPNETLSKHLFHWENQPMKWAMRLRVAIYLAQALEYCSSKGRALYHDLNAYRILFDQDGNPRLSCYGLMKNSRDGKSYSTNLAFTPPEYLRTGRVIPESVVYSFGTLLLDLLSGKHIPPSHALDLIRGKNFLMLMDSCLEGHFSNDDGTELVRLASRCLQYEPRERPNAKTLVISLTPLQKETEVPSHVLMGIPHGAPSTKPTISLTPLGEACSRLDLTAIHEILDKVGYKDDEGIANELSFQMWTDQIQETLNCKKRGDAAFRTKDFATAIDNYTQFIDGGTMISPTVFARRCLCYLISEMPQQALGDAMQAQAVSPDWPTAFYLQAAALFSLGMDSDAQETLKDGTTLEAQKHKN from the exons ATGGGAGCTAAGTGCTCCAGATTATCACTCTGTTGGTGGCCATCTAATCTCAAATCAAATCTCAACGATATTTCTGACCTTG ACAATGGTGAGCTGCTTCCTGGGTTTAAGGAGTTCAGTTTAGAGCAACTTAGAGCTGCTACTTGTGGCTTTAACAGTGATAATATAGTGTCTGAACATGGTGAGAAGGCTCCAAATGTGGTTTATAAAGGCAGATTTCAAGATGATGATCGTTGGATTGCTATCAAAAGATTTAATAAGTCTGCTTGGCCTGATTCTCGCCAGTTTCTT GATGAAGCTAGAGCTGTAGGGCAGTTGAGAAATGAGAGATTGGCTAATTTGATTGGGTGTTGCTGTGAAGGTGATGAGAGATTGTTGGTGTCTGAGTTTATGCCTAATGAGACTCTCTCTAAGCATCTTTTTCATT gGGAAAACCAGCCTATGAAATGGGCAATGAGACTGAGAGTGGCTATCTATCTGGCTCAAGCCTTGGAATATTGTAGCAGCAAAGGAAGGGCATTGTATCATGACCTTAATGCATATAGAATTTTGTTTGACCAG GATGGTAATCCAAGGCTTTCCTGCTACGGCCTAATGAAGAATAGCCGGGACGGCAAGAGTTATAGCACAAACTTGGCTTTCACCCCACCTGAGTACTTGAGAACTG GAAGAGTCATACCAGAGAGCGTGGTTTACAGCTTTGGCACACTATTGCTTGATCTTCTGAGTGGCAAACACATACCCCCAAGCCAT GCACTTGATCTCATACGCGGAAAGAATTTTTTGATGCTGATGGACTCATGTTTGGAGGGTCATTTTTCAAATGATGATGGAACTGAATTAGTGCGATTAGCTTCACGCTGTTTACAATACGAACCTCGTGAGAGGCCAAATGCAAAGACTCTTGTCATTTCTCTTACTCCCCTTCAAAAGGAAACGGAG GTCCCATCGCATGTTTTGATGGGTATTCCACATGGAGCTCCATCCACAAAGCCGACAATATCATTGACGCCTCTAGGTGAAGCTTGTTCGAGATTGGATCTTACTGCAATACATGAGATTCTCGACAAGGTCGGATATAAAGATGACGAAGGAATTGCAAATGAG CTATCCTTCCAAATGTGGACAGATCAAATACAGGAAACACTTAACTGTAAGAAACGCGGAGATGCTGCATTTCGAACTAAAGACTTTGCTACAGCCATTGATAATTATACACAA TTTATCGATGGCGGGACTATGATATCACCAACCGTATTTGCAAGACGGTGCTTGTGCTACTTGATAAGTGAGATGCCACAGCAAGCACTTGGAGATGCAATGCAAGCTCAAGCAGTATCTCCTGACTGGCCCACTGCGTTTTATCTGCAAGCGGCTGCACTCTTCAGCCTTGGGATGGACAGTGATGCACAAGAAACTCTAAAAGATGGCACCACCTTGGAAGCTCAAAAACATAAGAATTGA
- the LOC126688203 gene encoding uncharacterized protein LOC126688203 → MEDHSRPKLNSLDQKSSESTNSASTRGRQSLNLDDRFKPEKSTFSFNDLHHQNTKSTRDISPKRRNFLKQHRKAARDEELVKYMSNLPSYLERGEHRQEKVLNVGVLDWGRLEKWQCSQEQICRRSSRHSLSSGNTFSSLSTECSSVNSSSSQSYSSSDQRSRRPSLQFHLMSSPSEVRPQNVKSFQDGIQKYQHVKSSQTKIMNEQEKIVGTDKLFLQNNSEMKLKKCSGKDLDSKNNIESKTFEGSKLEAIQRIKTTTGDGECIKTVNKLLGQKAYTTEKDIAEKINSVHLHPQDHSQGDCSQISKATMLGCKEAEASRRSSAEMQESSTGVLSSGVPHSCPLICKNNVCAEIKRRFSEAESISFLPNSSQSIARPVKRGISPSRGSISEIKKSSVAPITSTSKTLSTDLELKPSKTAAEKPRSTSPFLRRSIGLGKIIKSFNSKEDLNLPQLNTAQNFAKSASSDVQNATSRARSSPLRRLLDPLLKAKEPNCYQYGEQLPRDSVSTDKACKSSRGLVDSTNGARQPGIIKLDIRSCKEVKVDDSFQEKKRDPSAVQAFLQIASKNGQPLFTFAVGNERKILAATMKNLGSSREGDYSCIYTFFSVKEVRKKNGRWINQGGKDKSHEYIPDVIAQLKVSGTQLSESFAREFVLFSVDLSQAAQQTLDLQPNNELAAIVVKIPKATNKGACGDGDRTSKRNDFPESGEHCMISQSLISTTLILPSAIHSLPNKGGPSSLIQRWRSGGSCDCGGWDLGCKLRIFGNDSQHIKISSSSKACSISDKFELISQGGEEEIQRVFSLTPYKDGIYSVQFISSLSVLQAFSLCIAVLDSKKLCKTFATSLETITAQNNGIKATPNGINGELPARYVSNPPHSPVGRV, encoded by the exons ATGGAAGACCATTCGAGACCGAAACTAAATTCTCTAGACCAGAAATCATCAGAAAGTACTAATTCTGCATCAACTCGAGGAAGGCAAAGCTTGAATTTGGATGACAGGTTCAAGCCTGAAAAGTCAACATTTTCATTTAATGATCTTCATCATCAAAACACAAAAAGTACAAGAGATATCTCACCTAAACGTAGGAATTTCCTGAAGCAACATAGAAAGGCAGCTCGAGATGAGGAGCTTGTTAAGTATATGTCTAATTTGCCGAGTTATCTAGAGAGAGGAGAACATCGGCAGGAGAAAGTTTTAAATGTCGGGGTCCTCGACTGGGGACGGTTAGAGAAGTGGCAGTGTAGCCAGGAACAGATATGTCGGAGAAGTAGCAGGCATTCACTTTCGAGTGGCAACACGTTCTCTTCCCTGTCAACAGAATGTTCGTCAGTCAACTCTAGTAGCAGTCAGAGTTACTCTTCTTCTGATCAAAGGTCGCGTCGCCCATCACTGCAATTCCATTTGATGTCATCTCCCTCAGAAGTCCGACCACAAAATGTCAAATCATTTCAAGACGGTATTCAAAAGTATCAACATGTCAAAAGTTCCCAGACCAAGATCATGAATGAGCAAGAAAAGATCGTTGGGACAGATAAACTGTTTTTGCAAAACAATTCTGAAATGAAACTGAAAAAGTGCAGTGGAAAGGATTTGGATTCaaaaaacaacatagaaagtAAAACTTTTGAAGGATCAAAGTTGGAAGCAATACAGAGGATAAAGACGACTACCGGAGATGGTGAATGTATTAAGACGGTTAATAAACTTCTAGGACAGAAGGCATATACTACTGAGAAAGATATCGCCGAAAAAATTAACAGTGTACATCTGCATCCGCAAGATCACTCCCAAGGCGATTGTTCCCAGATCTCTAAGGCAACAATGTTAGGCTGTAAGGAAGCAGAAGCAAGTCGACGGAGTTCTGCAGAGATGCAAGAGAGTAGCACTGGAGTGCTCAGTTCCGGTGTCCCACACTCTTGCCCATTAATTTGCAAGAATAATGTATGCGCAGAGATAAAACGGCGCTTCTCTGAGGCAGAAAGTATCAGCTTTTTGCCTAATTCATCTCAGTCAATAGCCCGTCCAGTGAAGAGAGGAATTAGTCCGTCCCGTGGCAGTATAtcagaaattaaaaaatcaagtgTAGCACCAATAACTTCAACTTCAAAAACACTTTCCACAGATTTGGAGCTAAAACCAAGCAAAACGGCTGCTGAAAAACCGAGAAGTACTTCACCTTTTCTCCGACGTAGCATTGGCTTAGGCAAGAtaatcaaaagtttcaattcCAAAGAGGATTTAAATCTTCCACAATTGAACACAGCCCAAAATTTCGCAAAATCTGCCTCAAGTGATGTGCAAAATGCTACAAGCAGAGCCAGGTCAAGCCCTCTGAGGAGGTTACTGGACCCGTTATTAAAAGCTAAGGAACCAAACTGCTATCAATATGGGGAACAATTGCCAAGAGATTCAGTATCAACAGATAAAGCCTGTAAGTCATCAAGAGGGCTAGTAGATTCTACAAATGGAGCAAGACAGCCTGGGATTATAAAATTGGATATAAGGAGTTGTAAGGAAGTCAAAGTTGATGACTCATTTCAGGAAAAGAAGCGTGATCCATCGGCAGTTCAAGCTTTTCTACAAATTGCCTCTAAGAATGGCCAACCTCTTTTCACATTTGCAGTGGGCAATGAACGGAAAATTCTTGCAGCCACGATGAAGAATTTGGGTAGCTCGAGAGAGGGTGATTACAGCTGCATATACACGTTCTTTTCTGTAAAAGAGGTCAGGAAAAAGAACGGTAGGTGGATAAACCAAGGTGGAAAAGATAAAAGTCATGAATATATTCCTGATGTAATAGCTCAGTTGAAGGTTTCCGGCACTCAGTTATCCGAATCTTTTGCTAGAGAATTCGTTTTGTTTTCTGTGGATCTAAGTCAAGCAGCGCAGCAAACATTAGACCTCCAGCCAAACAATGAGCTTGCTGCCATTGTTGTCAAGATCCCGAAAGCCACTAACAAAGGCGCATGCGGAGATGGGGATCGGACTAGTAAGCGCAATGATTTTCCAGAGTCTGGGGAACATTGCATGATCAGCCAGAGTCTTATCAGTACGACGCTCATTCTTCCAAGTGCCATTCATAGCCTACCAAATAAGGGAGGGCCTTCATCGTTGATCCAACGGTGGAGATCAGGTGGTTCATGTGACTGTGGCGGTTGGGACTTGGGCTGCAAACTTAGGATATTTGGCAATGACAGTCAACACATTAAGATATCAAGTTCATCCAAAGCATGCTCGATATCAGATAAATTTGAGCTAATCTCTCAG GGAGGAGAAGAAGAGATTCAGCGTGTCTTTAGTTTAACTCCGTACAAGGACGGGATCTATTCGGTCCAGTTCATCTCATCACTTTCAGTTTTACAAGCATTCTCTTTGTGCATAGCAGTTCTCGACAGTAAAAAACTTTGCAAGACCTTTGCTACTTCCCTTGAAACCATAACAGCACAAAACAACGGAATAAAGGCAACACCAAATGGAATTAACGGCGAGTTGCCTGCAAGATACGTTTCGAATCCACCCCATTCTCCGGTCGGAAGGGTCTAG